A stretch of Flavobacterium sp. N1994 DNA encodes these proteins:
- a CDS encoding GNAT family N-acetyltransferase, with translation MRNYTVRQYSPEDFAVWNAFVSESKNGTFLFHRNFMEYHQDRFHDFSLLVFEAEKLVSVIPANRVGDIIFSHQGLTYGGFVFHATIKLGQVLEIAQSVLQFLNQIGISIFQMKLIPSIYNTYFSEEIEYALFLTNAKLIRRDCLSVIDLTKPFSFSKTRKESIRRGEKNNLVIKEELQFDLFWNEILIPNLDKKHNAKPVHAAAEIISLQQKFPDNIRHFNVYYQDKIVAGTTIFVTDKVAHPQYISGNEQKNELGSLDFLYHHLVTEVFKDKNFFDFGPSHEENGKKINEGILFWKESFGAKTTVQDYYEVSPSNFSALDTVLI, from the coding sequence GTGAGAAACTATACTGTCAGACAATATTCACCAGAAGATTTTGCTGTTTGGAATGCTTTTGTTAGCGAGTCCAAAAATGGAACTTTTTTGTTTCACCGTAATTTCATGGAATACCATCAGGATAGATTTCATGATTTTTCACTGTTGGTTTTTGAAGCTGAAAAATTGGTTTCTGTTATTCCAGCTAATAGAGTTGGGGACATTATTTTTTCTCATCAAGGATTGACTTATGGCGGATTTGTTTTTCATGCTACTATTAAATTGGGACAAGTTCTTGAAATTGCTCAATCGGTTTTACAGTTTTTGAATCAAATAGGAATTAGCATTTTTCAAATGAAATTAATTCCTTCTATTTACAACACGTATTTTTCGGAAGAAATTGAATATGCTTTATTTTTGACCAATGCTAAATTGATTCGAAGAGATTGTCTTTCTGTCATTGATTTGACAAAACCTTTTTCATTTTCTAAAACACGAAAAGAAAGCATTCGTCGTGGTGAAAAGAACAATTTGGTTATTAAAGAGGAACTTCAGTTTGACTTGTTTTGGAATGAAATTTTAATTCCTAATTTGGATAAAAAACACAACGCCAAACCAGTTCACGCCGCAGCAGAAATTATAAGTTTGCAACAAAAGTTCCCAGATAACATTCGACATTTTAATGTGTATTATCAAGATAAAATCGTAGCAGGAACAACTATTTTTGTCACCGATAAAGTGGCCCATCCACAATATATTTCGGGCAATGAACAAAAGAATGAATTGGGTAGTTTGGATTTTTTGTACCATCATTTGGTTACTGAAGTTTTTAAAGATAAAAATTTCTTTGATTTTGGGCCATCTCATGAAGAAAATGGAAAGAAGATTAATGAGGGAATTTTGTTTTGGAAAGAAAGTTTTGGGGCAAAAACTACGGTTCAAGATTATTATGAAGTGAGTCCGTCCAACTTTAGTGCATTAGATACAGTTTTAATTTAA
- a CDS encoding TrmH family RNA methyltransferase: MKQITSSQNPFIKSLIQLQEKAKARKQSGTFLIEGMREIELAIKGNYELETLLFLPDLVSETQISKFKKHSEVIEISKEVYQKLAYRDTTEGILAVAKTKSLQVVDLKLPENPLILVMEAIEKPGNIGAVLRTCDAAKIDAVIIANPKTDLYNPNIVRSSVGCLFTNQIATGTTEEVIDFLIKNNIHFYSATLQNSTSYHTQNYTKPTALVVGTEATGLSQEWREKATQNIIIPMQGEIDSMNVSVAAAILIFEAKRQRGF; the protein is encoded by the coding sequence ATGAAACAAATTACCTCTTCTCAAAATCCGTTTATAAAGTCACTGATTCAACTTCAGGAAAAAGCCAAAGCCCGAAAACAATCTGGCACTTTTTTGATAGAAGGAATGCGCGAAATTGAACTCGCCATCAAAGGAAATTATGAATTAGAAACCCTTCTTTTTCTCCCCGATTTAGTTTCTGAAACCCAAATAAGCAAATTCAAAAAGCATTCAGAAGTAATAGAAATCTCAAAAGAAGTCTATCAAAAACTAGCCTATCGTGACACCACTGAAGGGATATTGGCTGTAGCCAAAACCAAATCTTTACAAGTAGTAGATTTAAAACTTCCCGAGAATCCCCTAATCCTTGTCATGGAAGCCATCGAAAAACCAGGAAATATTGGTGCTGTCCTTCGTACTTGCGATGCAGCAAAAATAGATGCGGTAATCATTGCCAATCCAAAAACCGATTTGTACAATCCGAATATTGTTCGATCTAGTGTTGGCTGCTTATTTACCAACCAAATTGCAACAGGAACTACGGAAGAAGTTATCGATTTTTTAATCAAAAACAACATTCATTTCTACAGCGCGACATTACAAAATTCAACTTCTTATCATACTCAAAATTACACTAAGCCAACCGCTTTAGTTGTAGGAACTGAAGCAACAGGTTTATCCCAAGAATGGCGAGAGAAAGCCACGCAAAATATCATCATCCCAATGCAAGGCGAAATAGACAGCATGAATGTTTCTGTTGCTGCCGCTATTTTGATTTTTGAAGCAAAAAGACAACGCGGATTTTAA
- a CDS encoding RelA/SpoT family protein translates to MIEIDLEEEKKAIAREYKELLRISYQTLTDSDKKLIRKAFDVAVEAHKDQRRKSGEAYIFHPIGVAKIVASEIGLGATSIAAALMHDVVEDTDVTIEDIEKKFNPKIAHLVEGLTKISQVKKDMNISMQAENFRKMLLTLNDDVRVILIKIADRLHNMQTMDSMPDYKQVKIASETLYIYAPLAHRLGLYNIKTKLEDLGLKYTEPEIYKDIVSKIKETKEEQDEYIKTISDVLKKTLDEEGVEYVMKGRPKSIYSIRRKMAAQNVTFDEVYDKFALRIIYKSNLHDEKFLAWKIYSIVTDHYRPSPSRLRDWISSPKSTGYEALHITVMGPKGRWVEIQVRSERMDEIAEKGYAAHYKYKQGATEESGLDTWLNLLKEALESSETNAVDFVEDFKMNLYAKEIFVFTPKGEIKSLPKGATSLDFAFSIHSEIGIKTRGTRVNGKLVPLNHELKSGDQIEIITSIHQKPTINWLDYVTTSRAKNKIRNVLNENTKKIAEDGRELLTRKMKHLKITLSESVVNELVNFFHLKTSLDLFYRVGIGSIENQQLKDFAAQKSNTLMNFFKSKIKRSPSSNPEDINKQVLNSNYDMLVFGSEQDKLDYKLSSCCNPIPGDEVFGFITINEGIKVHKKDCPNAITLQSNYAYRIMQAKWIDSTQQEFKAILKITGMDSLGLTNELTKVISNNMHVNIQSISLSGDAGIFNGQVAVVVQNNAILKKLIDNIKKIDGVDKVTRVYTN, encoded by the coding sequence ATGATTGAAATAGATTTAGAAGAAGAAAAAAAAGCTATTGCCCGAGAATACAAAGAATTACTTCGCATAAGTTACCAAACACTTACTGATTCTGATAAAAAACTCATCCGTAAAGCCTTTGATGTCGCTGTAGAAGCACATAAAGACCAACGCCGTAAATCGGGCGAAGCTTATATTTTTCATCCTATTGGTGTGGCCAAAATTGTAGCTTCTGAAATAGGGCTTGGCGCGACTAGTATTGCAGCAGCTTTAATGCACGATGTGGTAGAAGATACTGACGTAACCATAGAAGACATTGAAAAAAAATTCAATCCAAAAATTGCTCATTTGGTCGAAGGATTAACCAAAATTTCTCAGGTTAAAAAAGACATGAACATCTCGATGCAGGCGGAAAACTTCCGTAAAATGCTGTTGACATTGAATGATGATGTTCGGGTGATTCTTATCAAAATTGCGGATCGTTTGCACAACATGCAAACTATGGATTCGATGCCCGATTACAAACAAGTAAAAATTGCTTCCGAAACCTTATACATATACGCTCCATTAGCGCACCGATTGGGATTGTATAACATCAAAACCAAACTAGAAGATTTAGGCTTGAAATATACCGAGCCCGAAATTTACAAAGACATTGTCAGCAAAATAAAAGAAACCAAAGAAGAACAAGACGAGTACATCAAAACAATTTCTGATGTTTTGAAAAAAACATTAGATGAAGAGGGTGTTGAATATGTGATGAAGGGCAGACCAAAATCTATCTATTCTATACGAAGAAAAATGGCAGCTCAGAACGTGACTTTTGATGAAGTATACGACAAGTTTGCCCTCCGAATTATCTACAAATCTAATCTTCATGACGAGAAATTCTTAGCTTGGAAAATCTATTCTATTGTTACCGATCATTATCGCCCAAGTCCAAGTCGATTACGGGATTGGATTTCTTCTCCAAAATCTACAGGTTATGAAGCGTTACACATTACAGTAATGGGACCTAAAGGACGTTGGGTAGAAATTCAGGTGCGAAGCGAACGTATGGATGAAATTGCTGAAAAAGGATACGCAGCCCATTACAAATACAAACAAGGAGCCACTGAAGAAAGTGGTTTGGATACATGGTTAAATCTTTTAAAAGAAGCTTTAGAAAGTTCTGAAACCAATGCGGTTGATTTTGTGGAAGATTTCAAAATGAATTTGTATGCCAAAGAAATCTTTGTCTTCACACCCAAAGGAGAAATCAAATCCTTGCCTAAAGGAGCCACTTCACTCGACTTTGCCTTCAGCATTCACTCCGAAATTGGAATTAAAACACGCGGAACTCGAGTTAATGGGAAATTAGTGCCCCTAAATCATGAACTCAAAAGTGGTGACCAAATTGAAATCATTACTTCTATCCATCAAAAACCAACGATAAACTGGTTGGATTATGTTACTACCTCGAGAGCCAAAAATAAAATCAGAAACGTTCTCAACGAAAATACCAAGAAAATTGCCGAAGACGGAAGAGAGCTTCTTACTCGGAAAATGAAACATTTAAAAATTACGTTGAGTGAAAGTGTGGTTAATGAATTGGTTAATTTCTTCCATTTAAAAACTAGTCTGGATTTATTTTATCGTGTTGGAATTGGCTCTATTGAAAACCAACAACTCAAGGATTTTGCCGCTCAAAAAAGCAATACCTTGATGAATTTCTTTAAAAGTAAAATCAAGCGTTCACCAAGTTCCAACCCAGAAGACATCAACAAACAAGTGCTTAATAGCAACTATGATATGTTGGTTTTTGGCTCAGAACAAGATAAATTAGATTATAAATTATCGTCCTGTTGTAACCCCATTCCTGGCGATGAAGTATTTGGATTTATTACGATTAACGAAGGGATAAAAGTCCATAAAAAAGATTGTCCTAATGCCATTACGTTACAATCTAATTACGCCTATCGCATCATGCAAGCCAAATGGATTGACTCCACACAACAAGAATTCAAAGCCATTTTGAAAATTACAGGTATGGATAGTTTAGGATTAACCAATGAGCTAACCAAAGTAATCTCTAACAATATGCACGTGAATATTCAAAGTATTTCCTTGAGTGGTGATGCCGGAATTTTTAACGGACAAGTAGCGGTGGTGGTTCAGAATAATGCCATTTTGAAAAAATTAATAGACAACATCAAAAAGATTGACGGAGTGGATAAAGTAACTCGAGTATATACCAACTAA
- a CDS encoding O-antigen translocase, which translates to MKIFKQNTLLKVLSLNSISVAVSFVLGIFSSKIISIFLGTSGMALMGSFRNFTTMIKSVATLGISNSIVKLFVENKEDKRELSVIYSTFFWLFLVISTLLAILVFAFATPISSFLFYTNQYTTPIRFFGLLLPFMVINTFWLAIYNGLEKYKSIVVIQIISNLVIFVLTAFLIWKHNISGGLLSIAIGEFLMVVVTFLFVRKDSDYFKFDLQKIMSTKYLNVIKRFSVMALLSAVIVPMALLFIRNGIVKNYSIQEAGIWDAVNRLSSFYMMFFSSGLSLYYMPKLASIHTEKEFKAELKSYFKIFVPLFLVMLIVIYLARSIIIKVAFTEDFSSINELLIWQLAGDFIRIITLAFGFQILVKTMMKRYFLGEIVFNLSYFLLSIYLMKKFSVEGVLQAYFYANLICLALVLFMFRKLFFKR; encoded by the coding sequence TTGAAAATCTTTAAGCAAAATACGTTACTAAAAGTCTTGTCGCTGAATTCTATTTCGGTAGCAGTGAGTTTTGTTTTAGGTATTTTTTCTTCCAAAATCATTTCCATTTTTTTAGGCACAAGCGGAATGGCTTTGATGGGCAGTTTCCGAAATTTCACTACGATGATTAAATCGGTTGCCACCCTTGGTATCAGTAATTCTATTGTTAAATTATTTGTAGAAAATAAAGAAGATAAACGAGAGCTTTCGGTGATTTACTCTACTTTTTTTTGGTTGTTTTTAGTTATATCAACCTTATTGGCCATCTTAGTTTTTGCTTTTGCAACTCCCATTTCTTCCTTTTTATTTTATACCAATCAGTATACTACACCTATACGTTTTTTTGGATTATTATTGCCTTTTATGGTGATTAATACTTTTTGGTTGGCCATTTATAATGGATTGGAAAAGTATAAAAGTATTGTGGTTATTCAGATAATTTCCAATCTAGTCATCTTTGTATTGACCGCTTTTTTAATATGGAAACATAATATTTCAGGAGGACTTTTATCTATCGCTATTGGTGAGTTTTTAATGGTGGTAGTTACCTTTTTGTTTGTTAGAAAGGATAGCGATTATTTCAAATTTGATTTGCAAAAAATAATGAGCACAAAATACCTCAATGTCATCAAACGGTTTTCGGTTATGGCTTTGTTGAGTGCTGTTATTGTTCCTATGGCTTTGCTTTTTATCAGAAACGGGATTGTCAAAAATTATTCTATTCAGGAGGCCGGAATTTGGGATGCTGTGAATAGATTGTCTAGCTTTTATATGATGTTTTTCAGCTCGGGTTTGTCCTTGTATTATATGCCAAAATTAGCATCCATACACACAGAGAAAGAATTTAAAGCCGAATTAAAGTCCTATTTTAAAATCTTTGTTCCTTTGTTTTTAGTCATGTTGATTGTTATTTATTTGGCGAGAAGTATCATCATTAAAGTAGCATTTACGGAAGATTTTTCTAGCATCAATGAGTTGTTGATTTGGCAATTAGCGGGCGATTTTATCCGAATAATTACTTTGGCTTTTGGCTTTCAAATTTTAGTAAAAACTATGATGAAGCGCTATTTTTTGGGAGAGATAGTTTTTAATTTGTCGTACTTTTTGCTTTCTATTTATTTAATGAAAAAGTTTTCGGTAGAAGGCGTTTTACAAGCTTATTTTTATGCTAATCTAATTTGTTTGGCCTTGGTTTTATTTATGTTTAGGAAATTGTTTTTTAAACGCTAA
- a CDS encoding glycosyltransferase — protein sequence MKNNNKIAIVSASLGVGGAERFAGLLSFMLHDLGYEIHHIIISDEIDFEYQGTLVNLGKLFANEKGFFRAVKKGKYIANYLFENDIQVVIDNRSRPVFIREVFTKWIYGKRRTYFMVHSAKLDMYFSKGANYLYKKATKLVCVSKAIEDKICQKFNFKNTTTIYNPIIFPESLAPKPSNTPENYILFFGRLEEEIKNFTLLLTAFSQSKVYETGIHLLLIGEGSSKDFIIAKIKELQLEGFVTMLPFQNNITPYIQHAKYTILTSRFEGFPMSVVESLAAGIPVISVDCETGPKEIIQNNYNGLLVQNYDEKALSEAIHNLIFDENLYRICKNNAQKSVEHLSLTTIARHWKNLLEAK from the coding sequence ATGAAAAACAACAACAAAATAGCTATAGTTTCCGCATCACTTGGTGTTGGTGGTGCAGAGCGTTTTGCAGGTTTGTTGAGTTTTATGTTGCACGATTTAGGCTATGAAATACATCATATCATTATTTCGGATGAAATTGATTTTGAATATCAAGGTACTTTGGTCAACTTAGGAAAATTATTTGCTAATGAAAAAGGATTTTTTAGAGCTGTAAAAAAAGGAAAATATATTGCCAATTATCTTTTTGAAAATGATATTCAAGTTGTAATTGATAATCGTTCAAGACCTGTTTTCATTAGAGAAGTCTTTACCAAATGGATTTATGGTAAAAGAAGAACCTATTTTATGGTGCACAGTGCTAAATTGGATATGTATTTTTCTAAAGGAGCTAACTATTTATATAAAAAGGCCACTAAATTAGTTTGTGTTTCTAAAGCTATTGAAGATAAAATTTGCCAAAAATTCAATTTTAAAAATACAACAACTATTTATAATCCGATTATTTTTCCAGAAAGTCTTGCCCCAAAACCTAGTAATACTCCTGAAAACTATATTCTATTTTTTGGTCGATTAGAAGAAGAAATTAAAAACTTCACTCTATTATTAACTGCTTTTTCTCAGTCAAAAGTGTATGAAACAGGAATTCACTTGTTGCTCATTGGAGAAGGTTCAAGCAAGGATTTTATTATTGCAAAAATCAAAGAATTACAGTTAGAGGGTTTTGTTACAATGTTGCCTTTCCAAAATAATATTACGCCCTACATTCAACATGCTAAATATACTATTTTAACCAGTCGATTCGAAGGGTTTCCTATGAGTGTTGTTGAATCATTAGCAGCTGGTATTCCAGTAATATCAGTAGATTGCGAAACAGGGCCAAAAGAAATTATTCAAAATAACTATAATGGATTATTGGTTCAAAATTATGATGAAAAAGCGTTGTCAGAAGCCATTCATAATTTGATTTTTGATGAAAATTTGTATAGGATTTGCAAAAATAATGCTCAAAAAAGCGTAGAACACTTATCTTTGACAACCATTGCCCGACATTGGAAAAATTTATTAGAAGCAAAATGA
- a CDS encoding sugar 3,4-ketoisomerase gives MTTIHDVQVIDIKKVHDTRGNLSVIEDNAIPFEMKRVYYLYDIPSGGRRGGHSHKNQQEFLVALSGSFDVILNDGSEEKTVTLNKPNVGLLIVNGIWRELHNFSSGSVCLVLASGIFEEADYIRDYTDYKLSKNRIS, from the coding sequence ATGACAACCATCCACGACGTCCAAGTTATTGATATTAAAAAGGTACACGATACTCGTGGTAATCTTTCTGTTATTGAGGACAATGCTATACCATTCGAAATGAAAAGGGTTTATTATTTATATGATATTCCTAGTGGAGGTAGACGTGGTGGGCACTCACATAAAAATCAACAAGAGTTTTTAGTAGCGTTGAGCGGAAGTTTTGATGTGATTTTAAATGACGGAAGTGAAGAAAAAACAGTAACGCTTAACAAACCAAATGTTGGCCTACTTATCGTTAATGGGATTTGGCGCGAGTTGCATAATTTTTCTTCAGGTTCTGTTTGCTTAGTCTTGGCTTCAGGTATTTTTGAAGAAGCCGATTACATTAGAGATTATACAGATTATAAACTATCTAAAAACCGAATTTCCTAA
- a CDS encoding acyltransferase, which produces MLSGRGKIQFGSNFQNGVTAAHFTYSSYNYILSLEEDSEVIIGDNVVMANGASIQAVSKITLEDNVMIGINCFLVDTDGHDLDPEKRMTGIPKTGQITIKKNAVIYYNSVVFKGVTIGENSVIGACSVVTKDIPPNVFAAGNPARVIRNL; this is translated from the coding sequence TTGCTTAGTGGAAGAGGGAAAATACAATTTGGAAGTAATTTTCAAAACGGAGTTACAGCGGCGCATTTTACTTATTCGAGTTATAATTATATTCTTTCTCTAGAAGAAGATAGTGAAGTAATTATTGGGGATAATGTAGTCATGGCAAACGGAGCTTCTATTCAAGCAGTTTCTAAAATCACTTTAGAAGACAATGTAATGATTGGCATCAATTGCTTTTTGGTAGATACTGATGGTCATGACCTTGATCCTGAAAAAAGAATGACAGGTATTCCTAAAACTGGTCAAATAACGATTAAAAAGAATGCGGTTATTTATTATAATTCGGTTGTTTTTAAAGGCGTAACTATTGGGGAAAATTCAGTGATTGGCGCTTGTTCTGTAGTTACAAAAGATATTCCACCTAATGTTTTTGCAGCGGGAAATCCGGCACGAGTAATACGAAACCTCTAA
- a CDS encoding glycosyltransferase, translating to MKILLIGEYSRLHNSLKEGLQKSGNEVTLLGFKDGFKKYPVDFPLEKKWDSGFLKKCKLGLLVLTGFDISSYLTYRQFWKNRNHFKDFDVVQLINENSFFCDYSHEKKILDFIFKHNKKVFLLSSGDDYCYVKYNFEHPENPSIVQPYLAGKIEDKNFTNVLKFRTKSFEKLHHYIFKNIHGVIATDIDYQIPLQNHPKYLGLIPSPINLTKFPTSNIEINDKIIIFHGVNRESYFKKGNDYFEKALVIIKDNYPEKVHITVVENVPYQKYISLYDNAHIVLDQLYGHDQGSNGLEGMAKQKVVFTNASELFEKHYNLTEKVAINGLPNVDYLVQELSFLIENPSEIIAIGTRARTFIEKEHDYLKITERYLAVWKD from the coding sequence ATGAAGATTTTACTCATTGGAGAATACAGTCGATTGCATAATTCTTTGAAAGAAGGATTGCAAAAATCAGGAAACGAAGTAACCCTTTTAGGATTTAAAGATGGTTTCAAAAAATATCCTGTCGATTTTCCATTGGAGAAAAAATGGGATAGTGGGTTTTTAAAAAAATGCAAGTTGGGTCTTCTAGTGTTGACAGGATTTGACATTTCTTCTTACTTAACTTATCGACAATTTTGGAAAAATAGAAACCATTTCAAAGACTTTGATGTGGTACAATTGATCAATGAAAATAGTTTTTTTTGTGATTATAGTCATGAAAAAAAGATACTAGACTTTATTTTTAAACACAATAAAAAAGTGTTTTTACTTTCTAGTGGTGATGATTATTGTTATGTTAAGTATAATTTTGAGCATCCAGAAAATCCATCAATTGTTCAACCCTATTTGGCAGGTAAAATAGAGGATAAAAATTTTACGAACGTATTGAAATTTAGAACTAAATCATTCGAAAAATTACATCACTATATTTTTAAAAACATACACGGTGTAATTGCTACCGATATAGATTATCAAATCCCATTACAAAACCATCCAAAGTATTTAGGGTTAATTCCTAGCCCAATAAACCTAACTAAATTCCCAACAAGCAACATAGAAATAAACGATAAGATTATAATTTTTCACGGGGTCAATAGAGAAAGTTACTTTAAAAAAGGGAATGATTATTTTGAGAAAGCCTTGGTAATTATAAAAGACAATTATCCTGAAAAAGTGCATATAACTGTAGTCGAAAATGTGCCCTATCAAAAATACATTTCTTTATACGACAATGCTCATATAGTGTTAGACCAGTTATATGGTCATGATCAAGGGAGTAATGGTTTGGAAGGAATGGCTAAACAAAAAGTGGTTTTCACTAATGCCAGTGAACTTTTTGAAAAACATTATAATCTGACTGAAAAGGTTGCCATAAACGGTTTACCTAATGTAGATTATTTGGTCCAAGAATTATCTTTTTTAATCGAAAATCCTTCCGAAATAATAGCTATTGGAACACGAGCAAGAACCTTTATCGAAAAGGAGCATGATTATTTAAAAATTACTGAACGTTATTTAGCAGTTTGGAAAGATTAG
- a CDS encoding gliding motility-associated C-terminal domain-containing protein: protein MKSYRVLWIFIILLSPFPKLFGQTQNVIFYQQFNGRYDFTFIGNTLNVTPNGAFDPCLVLPNSSATLNLNTNDVIEKAYLYWAGSGTGDFDVKLNGTDIAAQRTFSATQNSNGHPFFSAFADVTTFVQTTGNSLYTLSDLDVSPFLDASTYCDNGTNFSGWAIVIVFKNSNLPLNQLNIYDGLEALQTAIINVQDSLVINLPSLNVLDAAGAKIGFVAWEGDASIHNQESLSINGHILSNPPLNPSDNIFNGTNSITGDNTLYNMDLDIFDIQNNIHVGDTSASISMTTAQDFVLINAIVTKLNSQLPDATIAINAVDKQCDSKTIVVHYTVANLNCTNPLPALTPISIYINGVLFQTLLTPVEIPIDGTISDQITLVLPNAISTNFEIKLVVDDAGNGTGIVTELVENNNVSITNETLLLSPTINPLQNLQVCNEGFTKGTFDFSSYEDLVKTNPGDAVYFYETLEDANNNVNPILNSTNYVALTTPKEIFVRVNNANCFATTSFLVTTRNCPPTVYNFVSANNDTLNDVFFIAGLRDIFLNFELEIYSRWGRLIWTGNQNTEDWNGYVKDGIGTKNAPDGTYFYLLFLNDIDYPEPLKGFLYLNH from the coding sequence TTGAAATCATATCGTGTTTTATGGATTTTCATCATACTCCTTAGTCCATTTCCAAAACTATTTGGACAAACTCAGAATGTGATTTTTTATCAACAATTCAATGGCAGATACGATTTTACTTTTATTGGAAACACCCTAAATGTAACCCCAAATGGAGCTTTCGACCCATGTTTAGTACTACCTAATTCTTCGGCAACTTTAAATCTAAATACAAACGATGTCATTGAAAAGGCTTATTTATATTGGGCAGGTTCTGGAACTGGTGATTTTGATGTGAAATTAAATGGTACTGATATCGCCGCACAACGCACTTTTTCGGCTACTCAAAATTCAAATGGACATCCTTTTTTTAGTGCTTTTGCCGATGTTACAACGTTTGTACAAACTACTGGAAATAGTCTTTATACGTTATCTGACCTTGATGTATCCCCCTTTTTAGATGCCTCTACCTATTGTGATAACGGAACTAACTTTTCGGGTTGGGCTATTGTGATTGTATTCAAAAACAGCAATTTGCCATTAAACCAACTCAATATTTATGACGGATTAGAAGCTTTGCAAACTGCAATCATTAATGTTCAAGATTCATTAGTTATTAATTTACCCAGTTTAAATGTATTGGATGCCGCTGGAGCTAAAATAGGTTTTGTGGCTTGGGAAGGTGATGCTTCTATTCATAATCAGGAATCATTATCTATTAATGGACATATTTTGAGTAATCCTCCTTTAAATCCTTCCGATAATATTTTTAATGGCACCAATAGCATTACAGGTGACAACACTTTATACAACATGGATTTGGATATTTTTGACATTCAAAACAACATCCATGTCGGAGATACCTCAGCTTCCATAAGTATGACTACAGCGCAAGATTTTGTATTAATTAATGCCATTGTAACCAAGTTAAATAGCCAACTACCCGATGCGACCATTGCTATCAATGCTGTTGATAAACAATGTGATTCAAAAACAATAGTGGTGCATTATACCGTTGCTAATTTAAATTGTACCAATCCGCTTCCTGCTTTAACCCCGATTTCGATTTATATCAATGGAGTGCTTTTTCAAACCCTATTAACTCCAGTTGAAATTCCTATTGACGGCACCATTAGTGACCAAATCACACTGGTTTTGCCTAATGCTATTAGTACCAATTTTGAAATCAAATTGGTTGTTGATGATGCTGGTAATGGAACTGGAATTGTAACCGAATTAGTAGAAAACAACAATGTATCCATCACAAATGAAACGCTTTTGCTTTCACCAACAATTAATCCTTTACAAAATTTGCAAGTTTGCAACGAGGGATTTACTAAAGGCACTTTTGATTTTTCAAGTTATGAAGATTTAGTAAAAACAAATCCTGGTGATGCAGTTTATTTTTATGAAACTCTTGAAGACGCCAACAATAATGTCAATCCCATTTTAAATAGTACCAATTATGTTGCTTTGACCACTCCCAAAGAAATTTTTGTTAGAGTGAACAATGCCAATTGTTTTGCCACTACTTCCTTTTTAGTAACCACAAGAAATTGTCCTCCAACAGTTTACAACTTCGTTTCTGCTAATAACGATACGCTAAATGACGTTTTTTTTATTGCAGGGTTACGTGATATTTTCTTGAATTTTGAACTCGAAATATACAGTCGTTGGGGAAGATTGATTTGGACAGGTAATCAAAATACCGAAGATTGGAATGGTTATGTAAAAGACGGAATTGGAACCAAAAATGCACCCGATGGCACCTATTTTTATTTATTGTTTTTAAATGATATTGATTATCCCGAACCATTGAAAGGCTTTTTATATCTAAATCATTAA